DNA sequence from the Vicia villosa cultivar HV-30 ecotype Madison, WI linkage group LG3, Vvil1.0, whole genome shotgun sequence genome:
ATGGTAGTTTTGTGCAATGGATTACTGCAGTGTATGCAGCTAATCAGCTTAAGAAGAGAAAGGAGTTATGGAAAGATATAGGAAGGATTGGAGCTAGTCAGCAGGGGCCTTGGATTGTGTTGGGGGACTTCAACAATGTTCTGGAGTTCCAGGAGAGGATTGGAGGGACTGAAGTTAAAGAAGCTGAGTTTATAGATCTTAGAGAGATGATGGATGCTACAGGTCTATTTGAAGTAGATTGTATTGGTAATAAGTTTACATGGTACAATAAGCATGCTGAGGGTGCTATCTTATCTTGTATAGATAGAGTGATAGGTAACCTGGACTGGATCCAAAGCAATAAAGATAAAACTGTTCACATCTTGGAACCTGGGATTTCTGATCATGCAATGTTGTGTATAAAAGGTGGTGAGCAACATGTTAGAAAGAATACAGGCTTCAAATTTATTAATGTTGTGATTGAGGTTGAGGGGTACACTATAGAGGTAAAAAAGAATTGGCAAAGGAAGATACATGGCAAGAGCCGTCAGGTGATGTGGAATAAACTAATGAGGTGGAGGCCTACTATTATAAAGTTGCATAAGCCCCTGATGAGCTTAAATAGAAAAATTGAGGAGAAAAGAAAGGAGCTTACGGATGTTCAGAAGGAGTTAAGCAATGACAAAAGGAATTCTGTTCTGGCCCAAAAGGAGAAGTATCTTACTGAGGAAGTTTTGAAAATGAATGAGTTGGATGAACAAATAGTTAGACAGAAAGCAAAGGTGGAGTGGATTAGGAAAGGTGATGGGAACAATAGTTTTTTTCATGCTACCTTGAAGTCCAAACATAGAAAGAATCTGATACATAGGCTGGTGAAAGATAATGGTGATATTTGTGATACTCCTGAAGCAATTGAGCAAGAGATTTTAGAGTTTTACCAAGGCCTGATGGGGACTGCTGACAATCAGTTGAGAGGAGTAGATATTGTTGCAATGGGAAGAGGAAAACAACTGGGGGTGGACCAAAGGATTATGCTGGTCAGCCCTGTTAGTGAAAAAGAGGTGTGGGATGCAATTAATAGCATTGGTGATCTAACAGCTCCTGGTATTGATGGATTTGGGTCTAAGTTCTTCTGAAACTCTTGGCAAATGGTGAAAGATGATATGATGCAAATTGTTAGAGCCTATTTTGAGGAGGGGAAGTTGGATGATAGAATCAATAAAACTCTTATTACTCTGATACCAAAACATGATAAAGCTGAAACCATAAAAGATTTTAGACCTATCTCATGTTCCACAACAGTTTACAAGGTGATATCTAAGATTATGGCCAACAGAATGAGTAAGGTGCTGGGGAGTATTATAAGCAAGAACCAGGTTGCTTTTATGCCAAGGCAGAAAATTCATGACCATATTCTGTTGACATATGAGCTCACCAGAGGCTACTCTAGTAAAGGTGGCATGCCAAGGGTGATGGTTCAAATGAATATTAGAAAGGCTTATGATTCAGTGGATTAGAAAGCTATGCAGAGTATTTTGGCTGAAGTGGGGTTTCTAAGGAAATTCATCAGTTGGATCATGTTTGGTGTAACAACTGTGTCGTATCAATTCAACATAAATGGTAGCATATCTAAAAGTATGAGAGCAGCCGGGGTCTAAGGCAAGGAGACCCTATGTCTCCTTTGCTTTTTGTGGTGATTATGGAGTATTTGCATAGAAAGCTGGACTGTCTGAGCAGAAACCCTAACTTTAATTTCCATAGCAAATGTGAGAAGCTAAAGCTTGTGGATCTGAGTTTTGCAGATGATCTTCTGCTTTTTTCAAGAGGGGATAGTGTGTCTGTGCATATGATGATGGACAGGTTCAAGGAGTTTTCCATGTCAACAGGGCTGCAAGTTAACCCTAGCAAATGCAAACTCTACTGTGGTGGGATGGATGATAGTGAAAAAAGAAGTGTTGAAGACATCATAGGGTTTAGTAGAGGTTCCTTGCCCTTCAAGTATTTGGGGATTCCCCTTTCTAGTAGAAAAATTTCTAGTACTCATTGTATGGCTCTAGCTGAAAAGATTGGAGAAAAGATGAAACATTGGAGCTTTCAGTTGCTTAGCTATGCTGGTCGTGTGCAAATGGTCAACAGTGTTGTTTTTGGGTGTGTTAACTATTGGATGAGCTGCTTACCTCTGCCCAAAGGTGTCATAAAAAGATTAGAATCCATGTGTAGATCTTTTGTATGGTCCGGTACTGATAGGTGACTAGGAAAGCTCCGGTGGCGTGGGATAGGGTGTGTGCACCTACGAAAAATGGGGGTTTGGGCATTATAAACCTCCAGCTGTGGAATAAAGTGTGCCTTAGTAGACTTTTATGGAACTTATGCAGTAAAGTTGATACTTAATGGGTGAGATGGGTTCATATTTACTATGTGAAAAAGGATGATGTGATGAAGATGGAAATTAAGGAGAGTGGCTCTTGGATCATAAAACAAATTCTTAAGCTGAGAGAAGAAGTCAGTGCTATGCAATAGTGGAAGGTCTTGAATCAAGGTGCCAAATTTCAGACTAAGGGCATTTAT
Encoded proteins:
- the LOC131659139 gene encoding uncharacterized protein LOC131659139, whose translation is MSPLLFVVIMEYLHRKLDCLSRNPNFNFHSKCEKLKLVDLSFADDLLLFSRGDSVSVHMMMDRFKEFSMSTGLQVNPSKCKLYCGGMDDSEKRSVEDIIGFSRGSLPFKYLGIPLSSRKISSTHCMALAEKIGEKMKHWSFQLLSYAGRVQMVNSVVFGYTRKVWEEVLGWMCIQHNIQVWNQEMQWLIKLCKSRNWRIHFVKIAIAETVYAVLMDRNSKVFSKEIREKNTVNNIIGKIINRIWVYPKYRDRLAHLLLA